The genomic stretch TGCTTCCCAAGTCGCTTTTTCGCGACGCATGatttcagaagaaatgaaattatGAAAGGATTAGGGACAATATGATGAGGTTTCGAACCAAACTAATACGAATACACATAAAAACAGGCCAATTGTAATGGGCAGTAGTTCACTAGAACTCTGTAACTTCTTTACCCCAGTCTAACTTTTCATATTTCAGAAAAGGCTATACACAGGAAACATTCCCAAAAACGGCccaacgaagacgaaggGCTACTATCCTTAACCGGTTTTCAAACACATTTCTGACTACACAAGTTGTCGTAGAGAACAGTGATCGTTGTTAGTTATGTCTTATATTAAGCATTTCTACACATACTGACATCAATAATTCGTCGTTGCATAATGAACACATTTGGGCATGTGATACTCAGCACGTGATATGACTCTATGAAAAAAGTTTCAGAGATGTGAAAAGTCACTGAACGGCATCAATTCCCAACGCTTTCTCCAGCGATAAAAGGCATTGTAGTGCTTGAAAACGACTGAACGTCACCCGGTCACATCGAGAATCATGTCTGATACTCCAGCTAAAAGCTCAGCCTCTAGCGAGCACGAAGAACTCAACGGAACCTATTCTCCTAGACCCATTTTGCCCATCAAGAGATCAAAGCTCACTGGAAGTTCTGAATTCCATGTGGGTACGCCTCTTCAGACTCGTGTAGCTTCTCCATGTACATTGAATCCCCCCATTGACAGTGACGGTTTGTCGTGGCCATCACAGGGagcaagaaagagaatCGAGCAGACACCAGAAGAGGCGGAAGCACGAGAAGCTCGTATAGCAGATGCCGTGAAAGTCATTTTGCACGAGTTGGGTGAAGATGTAGACAGAGAAGGTTTGCTTGAGACCCCGGAACGGTATGCCAGAGCAATGTTATTCTTCACCAAGGGCTATGAAGATAACATTAGAGATGTTATCAAGAGAGCTGTTTTTGAAGAGAACCACGACGAGATGGTGATAGTGAGAGACATTGAGATTTATTCGTTGTGTGAGCACCACTTGGTTCCGTTTTTCGGCAAAGCCCATATTGCTTATATTCCCAACAAAAGAGTCTTGGGCCTTTCCAAGTTGGCCCGTTTGGCTGAGATGTATGCCCGTAGATTCCAGGTCCAGGAACGTTTGACGAAACAAATTGCCATGGCACTCTCTGAGATCTTGAGACCTCGTGGTGTAGCTGTAGTAATTGAAGCTACTCACATGTGTATGGTCAGTCGAGGAGTTCAGAAGACAGGCTCTTCAACCACTACCAGTTGTATGTTGGGCTGTTTCCGCGACCACCAAAAGACCAGGGAAGAGTTCTTAACGTTGTTGGGAAGAAAGTAGAGCTGAATTTATATCAAGACTTTATTACTGATATAATGATAATTTCATGCTATAGACCTTATTGATATCAAGACTATATCATTGATATAAAGTCTTTCAGTTCAAACCTGTCTTCCAACACGCACTACCGAACATCAACTGTTCCCTCAGACTAATTAATTGCATAGGCTCCTTTAATTCGtattttcatttccttTACATTTTTGTTTGACCCGGTTAATTAGTGGCTTAACGATGTTATGATATTCAACACCTCATAATTTATATAATATATAAAACCCTTCGGCGGAACCCTTTAGAATGTTCAGTCGCTTTTATTTACTTAAAATACATATATACAAGAAGATAGTAGGAACCTACTTCAATTTATTTTACTTCCATTAACTTTTTGGATACATCTAGCACTGTTTGATCAGCTCCAAATTGGCCCATGATTTGGATTCCATGTTTACCCCGAGGTATGGATATGGTAGGCAAACCAGCCAAAGAAGCTGGAACAGTCAAGATATCGTTCACGTAGtcattcaagaagttggtttcATTTTGCTGATGGTACTCTTCAAGTGTGGGAGCGCTGTTTATAGCCGTAGGAGCCACCAAGATATCACATCTACCCAGTGTTTCTTTATCTACATTAGTATCGTTCAGAAATACATGCCTAAGATTGAACACCTGGTTGAATTCATTGACAAGCTTCTCTCTGACCTGAGTTGCCTTAATATAGTGATCTCCCGATTCTGACGAAAGCGTATAATTTCCCAAGAGAATTCTGCGCTGGACCTCTGGTCCAAATCCGTTGGTTCTGTTGGCTACAATGAGATCATGTGCTTTCTCTTGAAGGTCTTCTGTAGTTTGTCCGTATCTGACCCCATCGTAGCGAGAGAGGTTGGAGGCAGCTTCGGCTGTAGCAAGCGTGTAGTATGACAGCAACAGCTGCTTTATAGACGGAACGGACACTATCTTGACTGTATGGCCCATGTCCTGCAATTGTGAAAGAACTGAAAACCAGACTTCCTTTACTTCCTGAGAGAGATCCCCTACTACAAACTCACGGGGAACTCCTACTGTCAATGAGGTGCTGTTGACATCTTCTGAacattttgatttcaaagaGTTCCTTATATCATCTGGCAATGATGTGGGATCCTTGTCATCGTACTTATCCAAGACATGGTACACTTTCTCTACAGTATGGATGTCATCAGAAATGATTCCTACGGTGTCAAGAGTCTGAGCATAAGATATGACTCCCCATCTTGAGATCCTGCCGTATGTTGGTTTGAAGCCGACAGTCCCACAGTAGCTGGCTGGCTGTCTCACTGATCCCCCTGTATCAGTTCCCAAGGCAAAATTAGCAAGTTTTCCGGCAACAGCAGCCGCCGATCCTCCTGAAGAACCTCCAGAAATGTGTGCTTTTCCagtttcaacttcaacactATACAACGGATTCAATGTCGTACCATAATGGGAATTCGTGGTAGAAGACCCCATTCCAAACTCGTCTAAGTTGCTTTTACCTAGCAAAGTCAGTCCAGCAGCATCCAAAAGCAAAACCACTGTAGCATCAAACGGACTTCTGTAGTTCAGAAGTATTCTAGAAGCTCCGGTGGAGAACTCATGAGTTgtgacaatattgtcttTCGCTATGTACGTAGTTCCGGAAAGACTTCCAGCCGGACTTGAAGCAGCATCCGTAGAAgctgtagaagaattgcaaCTAGTGGAAGACCCGGTGACAGTGTTCTTCTCTGCAGAAGTTGTGTCTTTGTTGGTATTGATCCTagatgaaatcaaactGTTCCAAGGATCAGAAGTAGATGCTGAGGCACGATGTACAAGCCGACAAAAGCTCGGAACAAGCTTCTGAGGTCGACCAACAATCCGAACACGAAGCATTATAAAGTCAACCAAGCTGAGAAGGTTGTTCTTCACAATTCGAAAGGATTATCGaagacaagttcttgtagtcttAACTATGGTATTGCACAGAACCATATAGTGCCAGACTTTTCAGTTTGTTAAGTATTGCACACAATAGCGAGCCATACTAATGACTATGGCGTTACGAAAGGCTTGTAAACCCTCACTACAACTCTACCACACGAGGATATCTCTTACCAGTACGGccagaaaaagacaagtcATTTACGACTTgattctctctttcttgctAGTCACATGACACCTCTCCCGTTACGGTACACTTCTAGCAGCTCATCGCATCTCTTGGTTCTCTTATCTATGGCAATGTCGCATTCTGAAAAACTGTGTCGTCTCTCTTCCAAAAAATGTCGTGCCATCAAATTTCTATGACTGATTTCCAGTTTCCCTCTCATTAGGCTTTCCCCATTTCGTATTTTTCTCTAGCCAATTCACAATTTACGACGCCTTCGTGCTCAAAGTGTTTCTGACATCCCTGCCATAATGTCTGCGTTGTATGCTTCCAAAAAGTCTACCTTAGAGGCATTAGCcaccaacttgaagctcTCCATTGCTTCATCAGCTTTCCAGAAACAAGTCTCGGTTTCTGTCAATGAGGATGCTGACTCCACAGCCTTGTTGGTTGACAAAAAGGCCGGTTTTGAGTTATCTGAACCCAATGCCGTTGTCAAGTATCTCTCCAGCGACTTTACTGATGCTTCTGGTGCCATTGCCTTTGAAGAGTCTCAGTTGTACCCAGCACTCAAGGCTAACTCTGCTGACAAAATCAGCCAAATTGCCACTCCAGCATACTTTGAAAAGGCTGAGATCACGGCAGCTCAGATCATCTTGTTCTCCGCACTCTACCCAGCTTTGAAGGACTCGAAGTCCACTTCCGAAACCACGGAAATAGCAAAGTGGTTCCAGGATTTCGCATCCATCGAAGTTGTTCAGTCCGGAATCAAGCACGCTCTCTCTATCACCACTTTGGAAAGACCCAAGGCCGTCAATACCGGAGCACAGAAAGTCAAGACAGGCCACTTGGTTAAGCCACAGGCTGAGAGGATCGTCCCTAAAGACAATGAAAGAAACATCTTGATCACATCGGCTTTGCCTTATGTTAACAATGTCCCTCATTTGGGTAACATCATTGGCTCAGTATTGTCGGCTGATATCTACGCTCGTTACGCTAAGAATAGAAACTACAACGCTGTCTATGTATGTGGTACTGACGAATACGGCACTGCTACTGAAACCAaggctcttgaagaaaaagtcaCCCCCCAGCAGTTGTGTGATAAGTATCACAAGATCCACAAGGAGGTGTACGATTGGTTTGACATTGGTTTCGACTACTTCGGCAGAACTACAACTCCCTTACAGACAGAAATCGCCCAGGACATCTTCACCAGGTTGCACAAGAACAActacttggaagaaagaacTACCGAACAGTTGTACTGTGAAGAGCACAAGTCGTTTTTGGCCGATCGATTTGTAGAAGGCACTTGTCCCCACTGTCAGTACGAAGATGCCAGAGGTGACCAGTGTGACAAGTGTGGGAACTTGCTTGACCCCTTGCAGTTGATCAAGCCACGCTGTAAAGTAGATGGAGCCACTCCTGTAGTTAGAGAATCCACTCATATTTACCTTAAGTTAAATGAATTGGAAGGAGAGTTGGCCGAGTGGGTCGATCACGCCTCTTCGCATGGCGAATGGTCCAAGAATGCTAAGACCATCACGGCTTCGTGGATCAAGCGGGGTTTGGAACCCAGATGTATCACAAGAGACTTGTCCTGGGGTACACCGGTTCCTTTGGAAGGGTATGAAGAGAAGGTGTTGTATGTGTGGTTTGATGCCACCATCGGGTACGTTTCCATTACCGCCAACTACTTCAAGGACCATAATGGTGACGACTGGCGCAAGTGGTGGAAGAATCCCGAAAATGTAGACTTGTACCAATTCATGGGTAAGGACAATGTTCCTTTCCATACAGTAGTGTTCCCAGCTTCACAAATCGGTACCAGAGACGTCTGGACCAAATTGCACCACTTGAGCACTACTGAATACTTGCAATACGAAAATGGTAAGTTCTCTAAGTCCAGAGGAGTAGGTGTATTTGGTAACTCTGCCAAGGACACCGGTATTCCAGCCTCTGTCTGGAGATACTACTTGGCTTCTGTGAGACCAGAGACATCTGACTCCCAATTCTCGTGGGAGGAGTTCGTCACCAAGAACAACTCGGAATTGCTTGCCAACTTGGGTAACTTTGTCAACAGAATCGTTAAGTTTGTCATCGCCAAATACAATGGGGTCATTCCCAAGTTTGACACAAAGAACGTTCCTGACTACGAAAAGTTCGAAACCGAAGTTaaccagttgttgaagtcttaCG from Scheffersomyces stipitis CBS 6054 chromosome 2, complete sequence encodes the following:
- the GTA2 gene encoding amidase (GATA)-like protein (glutamyl-tRNA (Gln) amidotransferase subunit A~go_funtion amidase activity); the protein is MLRVRIVGRPQKLVPSFCRLVHRASASTSDPWNSLISSRINTNKDTTSAEKNTVTGSSTSCNSSTASTDAASSPAGSLSGTTYIAKDNIVTTHEFSTGASRILSNYRSPFDATVVLLLDAAGSTLLGKSNLDEFGMGSSTTNSHYGTTLNPLYSVEVETGKAHISGGSSGGSAAAVAGKLANFALGTDTGGSVRQPASYCGTVGFKPTYGRISRWGVISYAQTLDTVGIISDDIHTVEKVYHVLDKYDDKDPTSLPDDIRNSLKSKCSEDVNSTSLTVGVPREFVVGDLSQEVKEVWFSVLSQLQDMGHTVKIVSVPSIKQSLSSYYTLATAEAASNLSRYDGVRYGQTTEDLQEKAHDLIVANRTNGFGPEVQRRILLGNYTLSSESGDHYIKATQVREKLVNEFNQVFNLRHVFSNDTNVDKETSGRCDILVAPTAINSAPTLEEYHQQNETNFLNDYVNDILTVPASLAGLPTISIPRGKHGIQIMGQFGADQTVLDVSKKLMEVK
- the MES1 gene encoding methionyl tRNA synthetase (Methionyl-tRNA synthetase, cytoplasmic (Methionine--tRNA ligase) (MetRS)~go_funtion tRNA ligase activity; ATP binding~go_process tRNA aminoacylation for protein translation), which codes for MSALYASKKSTLEALATNLKLSIASSAFQKQVSVSVNEDADSTALLVDKKAGFELSEPNAVVKYLSSDFTDASGAIAFEESQLYPALKANSADKISQIATPAYFEKAEITAAQIILFSALYPALKDSKSTSETTEIAKWFQDFASIEVVQSGIKHALSITTLERPKAVNTGAQKVKTGHLVKPQAERIVPKDNERNILITSALPYVNNVPHLGNIIGSVLSADIYARYAKNRNYNAVYVCGTDEYGTATETKALEEKVTPQQLCDKYHKIHKEVYDWFDIGFDYFGRTTTPLQTEIAQDIFTRLHKNNYLEERTTEQLYCEEHKSFLADRFVEGTCPHCQYEDARGDQCDKCGNLLDPLQLIKPRCKVDGATPVVRESTHIYLKLNELEGELAEWVDHASSHGEWSKNAKTITASWIKRGLEPRCITRDLSWGTPVPLEGYEEKVLYVWFDATIGYVSITANYFKDHNGDDWRKWWKNPENVDLYQFMGKDNVPFHTVVFPASQIGTRDVWTKLHHLSTTEYLQYENGKFSKSRGVGVFGNSAKDTGIPASVWRYYLASVRPETSDSQFSWEEFVTKNNSELLANLGNFVNRIVKFVIAKYNGVIPKFDTKNVPDYEKFETEVNQLLKSYVDTMEAVSLRKGLELAMAISSRGNQFLQDNKLDNSLYANLPDKSDAVVGVALNLVYLVSAIIFPFMPETTKQINEILNAPALSITDKFELVLEAGHNIGKAQYLFKRIDEKKIAEWRSLYGGQQEKK
- the GHC1 gene encoding GTP cyclohydrolase I (GTP-CH-I) (go_funtion GTP cyclohydrolase I activity~go_process biosynthesis), translated to MSDTPAKSSASSEHEELNGTYSPRPILPIKRSKLTGSSEFHVGTPLQTRVASPCTLNPPIDSDGLSWPSQGARKRIEQTPEEAEAREARIADAVKVILHELGEDVDREGLLETPERYARAMLFFTKGYEDNIRDVIKRAVFEENHDEMVIVRDIEIYSLCEHHLVPFFGKAHIAYIPNKRVLGLSKLARLAEMYARRFQVQERLTKQIAMALSEILRPRGVAVVIEATHMCMVSRGVQKTGSSTTTSCMLGCFRDHQKTREEFLTLLGRK